The Microcystis panniformis FACHB-1757 region CGTAAAACCGAGCGGGTACAGTTATATAAAATCCTAAAAGTTGTGGTTTTAATACCTCCCCCTGTACCACTAGGACTGGCTCCTATAAACATCAAAGCCATGGTAATTAACAAACCTTCTACGGAAATTTTACCAATATCAATGGTATTAAATCCTGCTGTTCTCGATGTTACCGATTGGAACCAAGCGGCCAGGAATTTATCTTTAAGTGATAAATTAGCTAAAGTGTCACCATTTCCCTGTTCAGTAAGTAGAAAAGCTAATGTTCCTATCACTAATAAAAATATGGTTGTGCTGATAGCAACTTTGTAGTTAAGCGAAAAAACAAAGCCTTTTCGTTTATATTGAAAGCGGTAAATAAACCAAGTGTAAAACTCGATAATTACCTGATAACCGATACCTCCAAAAATGATTAATCCTGTGATAGATAAGTTAATAATAATTGAAGAATGATAGGAAATTAAGTTATCTTTAAACAAGCCAAAACCCGCATTATTCCAAGCACTAATACTATGAAATAAAGATAACCATACCGCATATCTAAAATCATACTTTTGGGCGAAGACAGTTAACATAACAAAAGTTGCTGTTAACTCAAAAACTAAAGTAGTAGCAATCACTGATTTCATTAAACTTTGACTACCTTGTAGGAAAGGTCGATCAAAGGATTCTTGAATTGCTAACTTCTGTCTCAGGTCAAATTTTCGCCCAATTAATAACATTAAAAAAGTGGTAGTGGTCATATATCCCAGTCCACCCACTTGAATTAATAAAGCAATAAATAATTGACCCCAAAAAGAAAAATAAGTACCCGTATCTACCACTGCTAAACCCGTGACACAGACAGCAGAAGTGGAGGTAAAGAGGGCAACAATTGGGTCATTCCAAGTGCCGCTAGTGGTAGAAACAGGCAACATCAACAGGGAAGTTCCCGCTAAAATTACCGCAATAAATCCCAAGCAAATTGTCCGGGCAATCGTCATATAAATTCCTTAGTGAAAGTAGCTAAGAGAAGATTGTTTTTGGGCTAACACTTCTTGATAAACTAACTGTAAGCGATCAATATTTTTGCTAAGAGTGTAAGAGTCTAAAACTCTTTGACGGGCTTTTTGACCTAAAATTGTGGTTAATTCGGGATGATCTCGTAATACAGGCAAGAGAGTTTTTAATTGGGTAATTAGTCCTTTAGTATCTAGAACTATTCCCGCACCTTTTAACACTTCCCCATCGGCACCCACATCCGTAGCCAGACAAGCAACACCGCAGGCCATCGCTTCCAAGAGGGAAATCGATAAACCCTCCACTAAAGAGGGTAAAATAAAGCCGTCAACCCCGCGCAAAATTTCAATTCGTTTATTTTCATCGCCGATAAAACCTAACCAGATAATACCATCTTCTTCCCCATAAAAAGGTTTAAGGGAAGGAGTTAACGGACCATCGCCAACAATGAGCAGTTTGCATCTATCCCCTAAATTGGTTTTTTTCCAAGCTTTCAATAAAGATTCTACATTTTTCTCCGGCATGATCCGACCGAGATAAACAAATAAACAATCAGCATTATATTGCGCTTTAATATTCGATGGTCCTGGAGAATACTTATTAACATCAACCCCATTGGGAATAATTGCTAATTTTTCTTCGGGAACTCCCAATTTAACTAAAAAATCCCGTTGAGAGGTGGAAAAAATAATTACCTTATCGTAATTAGCTAAAAAAGGGGCGTGTAGTTGGTAGGTTAATAATTGGGTACTGGAGATGATATTGCGAATTTTACTATCAAAAGCCGGGTGAAAAGTCGCCACCAGAGGCAAATCTAAAGACTCACAAATTTCTGGTAGCAGAAAATCGAGGGGAGACAGGGGTAAGGACGCATGAACTAGATCGGGTTTCAGTTCCCTGAGTTTATCCTGTAGAACCCGACTCGATTTCAGGGTGGGAATAGTATAGACTTGGGAACTATAGAGACGTGGCAGGGTGATTTCGTCGTAAAAGTCAGGCCAATCGCTTACGGTGGGTTTTTCGGAAGAAAAATGTAGAAAACTGACTTGATAATCTCGATCGAGCAGGGAATTAGTCACTTCTCGCCCATAGGTAACGTTACCGCAAAAAGGAGATTTTTTTCCTAACCAAGCAATGTGCATTCAGATTCTCTTAAGAAAAAGTTAATTTAGCCAAGTATCAGCTTACTAAATTAGTCGTAAAATTAAAAGCTAATAGAGTACCTAAGCAAAATTAATTACCCATCTAAGTCCTCAGCTAAAAATTGCCTTTTGCAAGAGTGCCTATTTGATAGTTAAAATTCTCGGCTTTTTACTGATTGGCCGAGGACTTGCGACGACGACAGCGTTCTGAACAGTATTTGACCTCATGCCAACAGTTTTGCCACTTTTTGCGCCAAGTAAAGGATAAACCGCAAACGGGACAAGTTTTACTGGGAAGATCGGACTTCGAGGGCTGACGTGCCATGATTAAAATTAAAAAGTCAAAAACTGCGCCTTATCTATGAGTGTAGATGAAAATAATCAGAGTTCCCCACTCGATCGCCTGAGAATTATTTTAGTTGAACCAGCCGGAGCCTTAAATGTGGGTTCCACTGCCAGAATTATGCGGAATATGGGCTTAAGTCGCTTAATTATCGTCAATCCCGTCTGTGATATCCTTGCAGAAGAAGCGCGACGCATGGCAGTACACGGGATTGAAGTCCTAGAAAACTGTTCACAGGTAGCCACCCTTGGGGAAGCTTTGCAGGGTTGTCATCGCATCATTGCCACCACCTCGAAACCCCGTCACCTGAATACTCCCCTTGAAACACCCCGGACCGCCTTACCCTGGTTACTCACCCCTAACCTAGAATCGGCCCTAATTTTCGGGCCAGAAGACCGGGGTTTAAGTAACAGCGAACTGAACCACGCCCAGCGTTTTGTCGGTATTCCCGCTAATCCTCAATATTCCTCCCTCAATCTCGCCCAAGCGGTGGCGGTTTGCTCCTACGAACTGTACCAAATGACCAGGGAAAATAGGCTCGAAACCCCGGTAGAAACGCTCCCTAATGCCACTTTTGAAGCTCTAGAAGGCTATTATCAGCACTTAGAGAGCTTTTTGCTCAAAATTGGCTATCTTTACCCCCACACCGCCGCCGCTAGGATGGAGAAATTCCGGCAATTTTATCATCGGGCCCGGCCCACGGTGGAGGAATTAGCCCTGCTGCGGGGTATTATCGGTCATATTGAAAGTATCGGGCAACTTTTTCTCGGTCTTGATAGTCTCAAGGGCAAGAAAAAAAATTCTCCTAGCGATTGATAATAAATCTGGATACCCTTGAGGAAAACCGTGACTCGTCAAGTAACTCGTCGTCCTACTAAAGTCCAATCTAGCCCTGGGTCCCCTAGGTCCCTGGACTCAAATAATAAAAAAAAGCCTGTAGCCGTTAAAAGGGCAAAAAAACAGCGTAAACCTAACCTAATCGCTTCTTTTCTCCTTCAGGTTCTTCGCTTCTCTATCCTTGGTGTCGGTTTAGGTGCGATCGCTGGTACGGTTTTAACGGTGGTGGATCCCAGCAAATTACCCCTACACCCAAAACCCACCGCTACTAATTCCCCGACTCCCAAACCCGTCACCCCAAAACCGACCACCTTAGTTTTAAACGAAAATCTCAGCAGCCTTAACCAGAAATTACAGGCTTTAGCGGTCAAATATCCGAAATTACAGGCTGGAGCTTTATTTATTGACCTTGATAACGGTGCTTACGCTAATTTTCGAGAAGATACTATTTTTGCTGCCGCTAGTACGATTAAAATCCCGATTCTGGTGGCCTTTTTTGAGGATGTGGACGCGGGGAAAATTCGTCTCGATGAAACCCTTGTGGCCAGTAAGGATGTCCTGGCCAGTGGGTCTGGGGATATGCAGTATCTAGGAGTGAATAAAACCTATACTGCCCTAGAAACCGCCACTAAAATGAACGTAATTAGCGATAATACCGCTACTAATATGTTAATTAAGCGCATGGGCGGCAAAAAGGCTCTTAATCAGCGTTTTCAAGCTTGGGGTTTGACCAGTACGGTAATTAATAACCCTTTACCAGACTTGGAAGGAACCAATACCACAAGTCCGAGAGATTTGGTGACAATCTTAGGAAAAGTTAATCAAGGGGAATTACTCAGTTTACGTTCCCGCGATCGTCTATTAAATATTATGCAGGAAACGCGCACTCGCACCCTGCTGCCCCAAGGTATCGAGAAATCCGCCGATATTGCCCATAAAACCGGTGATATTGGCTCGATGTTAGCGGATGCGGGGATTATTGATATGCCCAACGGGAAACGCTATCTAGGAGCAGTGATGGTCAAACGTCCCCACAATGATAGTAACGCTAGGACTCTGATTCAACAAATATCGCGCACGGCCTACCAACACTTTAAATGGTATCAAACTCAACCGGCAGCCAAACCGCAACCAGTCGCCCAGTCTTCTCCCTCTCCTAGTCCAGTCGTTAGTCCTAGTCCGGGTAATTAGCCCCTAGGTTAAATTATTGGCTAAAAGACGGGCCAATTGTTCGGCATTTGCCCGGGGGGAAAGACGAGGAAGGATTTTTTCCCCCGTGGCCAGTTTTTGACAGAGGACGGGGATTTCGTACTGATAAGCGTTAAACCAATCCTCTCGACTGGTAATGTCCCTAATTTCTAACTGCCAGTCCGGTTGACGGATTTTTTCTAGTTTCTCTAGCAACCCTTCGCAAAGATGACAGTCCGGTTTACTGTATAAAATTAGTTCTATGGTAGTCATAAATATTTATGTTCATTACCTCCACGATTAGTCTCTCATCAACAATTCTACAAACTCCCACACCCACAACGACTTTAAATAATAATTTAGTTAATTCAGGTTCTCAAGATCTAGTCTATATCGGTGTGTTTCTTCTGGCAATTACCCTGGTCATGGTTATTGGTATTATCAATAAGAAAATTGAATACGCTCTCATTTTTGCCGCCACTCTCACTGTGATTTTAATTGCTTTCCTCTGGTTTTTATAAGTCCTTCAACCAAGGGGATTGAAGGCAAATCCCCCTTAATAAAGATTAACGGCTCTCGTTGATTCACCTTCACCGAATTGTTAAGTAATTCGAGTTCAGACTTGACAAAAATCTCCCTAGGACCGAGCGGAAGATTAAGGAGTGCATCTCACATTTGCAGAAATACCGACAATTAGCAATTATCAGTGACTCTTAAATTAGTACAAAAATATGAACAATCGCGTGTAAGCATCCCACCGAAAAACTAATGCGCTCCGGGGTTTGGGTCCCAACGGGGGGTTTGGGTAGGGTTGATTCATGAATCAACCCTACTATGAATCAACCCTACCCAAAAGCTTGGATTGAGTGATAAAACCGAAAGTAACGCCCAATTTTAGGAGAAAGTTTCCCCTTAAAAATCCCAAATTAGTAGATTTACAAAAATGAGATGCACCCCAAGCAAAACGATCGGACTTATAATATAATTGTATTGATTGTCCCTTGTTGCTAGAATCACCCCAAATTGACTCAATGGGTTTATAAACGATGACAACCCTAGATATTGCTACCGATATTGTCTGTCCTCCCACCGATTTATGGAGTGATGAACCACCCGTGGAAAGTGATCTGCATTTACAACAAATTATTTTATTATTATCTTGTCTTGATTGGCTCTGGCAAGATAGAAACGATTACTATGCCTCGGGCAATTTGACTATTTATTATAACGAAAGACAACTGAAACAGCGAGATTTTTGTGGACCAGATTTTTTCGTGGTTTTAGATACAGAGAAACGTCCCAGGAAAAGTTGGGTCGTCTGGGGAGAAGGGGGTAAATATCCCAATGTAATCATCGAAATTCTCTCCAATTCCACCGCTAATGTGGACAGAAAAGCCAAAAAGGAACTATATCAGCATACTTTCCGGACTCCTGAGTATTTTTGGTTTGATCCTAATACCTTAGAATGGCAAGGATTCACTTTAATCGAGGGACAATACCAACCGATTACCCCCAATGAAAACGGTTATTTATGGAGTAAGCAACTAGGATTATATTTAGGGATTTTTGCCAATAAATTGCGCTATTTCACCGAATCGGGTGAATTAGTCCCCACCCCTCAAGAGTCGGCCCAACAGGAAAGATTAGCCAAAGAACGGGAAAGATTAGCCAAAGAAAGAGAACAACAACGGGCGGAAAAATTAGCCCAAAAGCTGCGAGAATTGGGCATTAATCCCGATGAAATTGCTTAAATATCCAGTTGGGGGTTTTAGGGTGGAAACCATGGCGCAATTTTTCCTTAATTGCTAGGCATTAAGACGAGGAATCCGAAAGTCTGATTATAGCCTAGAAATCATGGCAAAATCTCCACACTGATGTTATGATAACGACCAAGGGTAACAATCTTCAAATATAATTAATGCCATGGTGCAAAAAATAGCTTTTTTTAATCATAAAGGTGGAGTGAGCAAAACTACAACCACTTTTAACCTTGGTTGGATGCTTGCTGAGAAGGGCAAAAGGCTCTTCTGGTTTTCGTGTGTTAATTTTTGTTATGAATTAAAGCAAGCAAACAGCTTAAGTCGAAGATGTTCAAAATTGGTAAATCCATAACTCATTCTTTTAATAAGCTTTATTTTGGTATTCATTCCCTCAATTAATCCGTTGGTTGTCTGATTTTCAAAGTAATTACAAATACCTGGCAAATGCTTCTGGATCATCCTGGCACTACTTTCATATAATATCCCGCCTATTCTTATCCATTTTTCCAATTTTCTCTCAGCACCTCTGAACGTTCTACTACTTTGATAAATTTGTCTAATTTCTTCTTTCATTTCCCAGGCTATTCCTAAGCATGGATGTTCTTTCAGAATAACTTCTAGTTGTTGTTTTTGCTCGTCCTTTAAGTCCTCTTTATTCTTCCATAATAAATGAGGTAATCCTTTTTCATGCACCCCCATTAACTTTCTCAATTTATTAAGCTCGTCATTGATGATAGCCATTACATGAAAACGGTCATAGATGATTTTAGCATTGGGAAATAATTCCTTGATCACTGCTGTAAATCCTGACCACATATCGACGCTCACTTCTTTCACTTTCTCCCGAACTGCGTCTGGCTGTGCTTTTAAGGCTTCCATTAATTCTTCTTGCTTATGTCCTTTAATCACATCTAGTAAAATTTTCTTGTCCATATCTACGACCGTTGTGATGAAATCTTTATGTCCTTTTAAGTTACTAAATTCATCTAAGCTTATTCGTTCTGGTGCTTCCCACTCTTCCTTTTCTAGTTCTTTAGCACAGTGATTAAATATTAACTCAACTTCTGACCATCCTAACCCTTCTTCTCGACTTATTTCTTCGATGCTACAATTTTTTACTCTCTCATAAATCATCGATTCATAGCGAATTGTATGATGCTGTCTTAATCTCATAAAACTCAGTCTTTCGCTGATATACTTTTGGCACTTTTGACAATGAAACTGACGGCGTGGTACTTCTAAATATACTGGATTACCTAATATTGACAAGTCTCTGACTAGATTATACTCTGTCTGATTGATTCTGTCTAAGGTTTGATGGCAATTCGGACATTCAATTGTTTCATTTAAAAGAGCAAGCTTTAGGAAAATTGTCTGAGCAATTTTTTGATAATTGACCACTGTTACATTTGGTAAATCGAGGAGTTGATCAAAATTTATCCACATAACCCACCTCCTGTTCTGTGTTACTATTATACCATGCTCACACAGAACCTAGAAGAGCCGGCAAAAGAGTAATTATTGTCGATACCGATCCCCAATGTAACTTAACTGGTATGGCTTTGACTAATGAAAGTGAAGATAGGGAGGAAAGACTACAAGCAATCTAAGTAGGGAGGCGCAATTATTTGTAGGATGGGTTAGCGGTAGCGTAACATAATCGGGCGTTGGGTTTCATGCTTCAACCCAACCTACGTTCATCTTATATTTAATTCCACCCACCTACTTACAATACTTGCTCTAATATTAAAACAGCTTTAGCACCTGCTTTTGAGTCTCAACCGAGATTAATTGAAGCTGTGGAATGTATTCCTATTGATGGTCGTGATAACTTATTTTTACTGCCCAGTCATGTGGGGTTGGCTGAATGTGAAGTTACCCTAGGTCTTGCTCAAGAACTTAGTGGGACAATTCAGACTTTAAAAAATCTCCCTGGTGCGATTACATATTTATGGCTCTTCGGTAATTGTGGCTCTTCGTTACTTGTTATGGTTCGATAGGGGGGCATAAATCGACTAAATCCTTATCTGGCAAGAGACTTAATTGATTAGTTCGCTCTAAATTGACAAAAATCGCTAAATGCCTTTCTATATAACCCACATTCCGCACCCTAAGCTGTCACAGAGAGAAATTACGGAGAGAAAAAATCAAAGTGAGCATAAAAATAAACATAAGGAGCGAAAAAAGGCATTTGAGAAACAGTAAAGCACCAAAAATGGCATCAAAACCTATTCTCAATAAGGAGCAATAAGAATTAACACCACCTAGAGGAGTCAACAGATAAATAAAAGAAGAAATCCAAGAGATAAATCATAATTTAGAATAATCAATTAAAGTAAAAAACTAAATTATAGACATAGTAAAATGGAGCTATAAATCAAAGATATTAGCTCATGTTCACTCATAGAAATTAAATTGATAGAGATAATAATTAGGGTTCTTCGTTACTTGGTATGGTTCAATAGGGGGGCATAAATCGACTAAATCCTTATCTGGCAAGAGTTCTATTGATTAGTTCGTTCTAGAGCAAAAACAATTGACAAAAATCGCATCAATGTCCTTACGGATTTAGTATCAGTTCACTGTTTACCGAACAATGAAAAAAGCCCCCCGATTATCGCCGATGATACCAACGGGTAAATAATTTTTCTAACTCCACCCAAACGAATAACAAGGTACTAAATCCCAAACAGATTAATAATTCTTCTTTAGTTAAAAATTGAGTACCGAAAAAATCTCGCAGAGCAGGAACATAGATTAACATCAGTTGAAAAATTGTCGTCAGGGTTACTGCTACCCAGAGATAGGGATTAGTCAAAGGATTCATTTCTATGGTAAGATGATCGCTCGATCGCACAGAAATGGCATGACCCATTTGAGCTAAACAGAGAGTAGTAAAAACCATAGTTTTCCATGAACCAGTATTACCAAAAAGCGGATCCAAGCGCACAGCGATAACCATTTGAGTGATATTAATAATCGAAAAAATAATCCCAATTCTCACGATATAAGTTCCCAAACCGCGAGCAAAAATACTTTCTTGGGGACTAAAAGGAGGGCGACGCATAATATTAGAAGAAGCGGGTTCCACTGCCAAAGCTAAAGCAGGTAAACCATCGGTAACTAAATTCATCCAGAGAATTTGTAGGGGAGTTAGGGGAGTAACTAAACCCAAAAGAGGCGAAGCAGCGATAGTAATTACTTCCCCGATATTACTGCCGAGAATATATTTAATAAAACTGCGAATATTGTTATAAACCACTCGCCCTTCTTCCGTAGCGGCGACGATGGTGGCAAAATTATCATCAAGGAGAATCATATCACTAGCCTCTTTGGTAACATCGGTGCCGGCGATTCCCATGGCAATGCCGATATCTGCTTGTTTCAAGGCCGGAGCATCATTCACCCCATCTCCAGTCATAGCAACAAATTTACCCTTTTTTTGCAAGGCGCGGACAATGGTTAATTTATGTTCGGGGGAGACACGGGCATAGATGTTAGTTTTGTCAATAAGGTTTTCTAGCTGAATTGGTGATAATTTATCTAATTCTTGCCCTGAGATGACTAAAGCTCCCGCTTGGGCAATACCAAGACTTTTAGCCACCGCTAGAGCAGTTAATTGATGATCGCCGGTGATCATAATCGGACGGATTCCCGCTTCTCGACACCTAGTCACGGCGATTTGTACCTCTGGTCGCGCTGCGTCGAGCATACCGACCATTCCTAGCCAAATTAGCTCATCTTCGCTGATTTCAGTTAATTCTGGTGGATAAAGCAGGTTTTTGTATGCCAATCCTAAGACTCGCAAACCCCTGTTAGCCATAGCATTGTTAGCGACTAAGACTTTTTCTTTTTCCCTATCCCCAAAAGGAAGACTTTCTAATCCCGATTGATAGGAGAGACATTGTTCAAGGATTAATTCTGGGGAACCTTTGGTAAATAGTACGGGATTGACTCCTTGACAAATGACCGACATTCGCTTTCTTTGGGAAGAAAAGGGGATTTCAGCGATTCTAGGGAACTCTTGCTTGGTTAGGGATAAATTTAAGCCCGCTTTCGCCCCTAAAACTAATAAGGCTCCTTCTGTGGGATCGCCTAAAATGCTATCGTGACCATTATCGAGGTATAAACTGGCATCGTTGCAGAGGACACTGGCAATTAAGAGATGATGTAATTCTAGATCGGTTTTGGGATCGATCGCCCGTTGCTCGGAGTCTAAAAATTGTCCTTTTGGGCTATATCCTTCCCCAGTAACTGAAAAATTACGATTAATTGTCTCTATCTCGCGTACAATCATTTTATTTTCCGTTAGCGTCCCAGTTTTGTCGGAACAGATCACATTAACGGAACCGAGGGTTTCTACTGCCGGCAGTTTACGAATCAAGGCCTGACGTTTAACCATGCGTTGAGTACCTAGGGCGAGCGTTAGGGTGATAACTGCGGGTAATCCTTCGGGAACGAC contains the following coding sequences:
- a CDS encoding TrkH family potassium uptake protein, whose translation is MTIARTICLGFIAVILAGTSLLMLPVSTTSGTWNDPIVALFTSTSAVCVTGLAVVDTGTYFSFWGQLFIALLIQVGGLGYMTTTTFLMLLIGRKFDLRQKLAIQESFDRPFLQGSQSLMKSVIATTLVFELTATFVMLTVFAQKYDFRYAVWLSLFHSISAWNNAGFGLFKDNLISYHSSIIINLSITGLIIFGGIGYQVIIEFYTWFIYRFQYKRKGFVFSLNYKVAISTTIFLLVIGTLAFLLTEQGNGDTLANLSLKDKFLAAWFQSVTSRTAGFNTIDIGKISVEGLLITMALMFIGASPSGTGGGIKTTTFRILYNCTRSVLRGHEEVTLYQRRIPMPLILKSMAVVFGSVIAIIISTLAISFVETDFKMIQLFFEVVSAFGTVGLSMGITAALSPISKLIIVFMMYLGRVGVILLIAAIIGDPKPTVINYPEENLLVG
- a CDS encoding glycosyltransferase family 4 protein: MHIAWLGKKSPFCGNVTYGREVTNSLLDRDYQVSFLHFSSEKPTVSDWPDFYDEITLPRLYSSQVYTIPTLKSSRVLQDKLRELKPDLVHASLPLSPLDFLLPEICESLDLPLVATFHPAFDSKIRNIISSTQLLTYQLHAPFLANYDKVIIFSTSQRDFLVKLGVPEEKLAIIPNGVDVNKYSPGPSNIKAQYNADCLFVYLGRIMPEKNVESLLKAWKKTNLGDRCKLLIVGDGPLTPSLKPFYGEEDGIIWLGFIGDENKRIEILRGVDGFILPSLVEGLSISLLEAMACGVACLATDVGADGEVLKGAGIVLDTKGLITQLKTLLPVLRDHPELTTILGQKARQRVLDSYTLSKNIDRLQLVYQEVLAQKQSSLSYFH
- a CDS encoding DUF2256 domain-containing protein, whose amino-acid sequence is MARQPSKSDLPSKTCPVCGLSFTWRKKWQNCWHEVKYCSERCRRRKSSANQ
- a CDS encoding RNA methyltransferase produces the protein MSVDENNQSSPLDRLRIILVEPAGALNVGSTARIMRNMGLSRLIIVNPVCDILAEEARRMAVHGIEVLENCSQVATLGEALQGCHRIIATTSKPRHLNTPLETPRTALPWLLTPNLESALIFGPEDRGLSNSELNHAQRFVGIPANPQYSSLNLAQAVAVCSYELYQMTRENRLETPVETLPNATFEALEGYYQHLESFLLKIGYLYPHTAAARMEKFRQFYHRARPTVEELALLRGIIGHIESIGQLFLGLDSLKGKKKNSPSD
- a CDS encoding serine hydrolase — its product is MTRQVTRRPTKVQSSPGSPRSLDSNNKKKPVAVKRAKKQRKPNLIASFLLQVLRFSILGVGLGAIAGTVLTVVDPSKLPLHPKPTATNSPTPKPVTPKPTTLVLNENLSSLNQKLQALAVKYPKLQAGALFIDLDNGAYANFREDTIFAAASTIKIPILVAFFEDVDAGKIRLDETLVASKDVLASGSGDMQYLGVNKTYTALETATKMNVISDNTATNMLIKRMGGKKALNQRFQAWGLTSTVINNPLPDLEGTNTTSPRDLVTILGKVNQGELLSLRSRDRLLNIMQETRTRTLLPQGIEKSADIAHKTGDIGSMLADAGIIDMPNGKRYLGAVMVKRPHNDSNARTLIQQISRTAYQHFKWYQTQPAAKPQPVAQSSPSPSPVVSPSPGN
- a CDS encoding glutaredoxin family protein, with the translated sequence MTTIELILYSKPDCHLCEGLLEKLEKIRQPDWQLEIRDITSREDWFNAYQYEIPVLCQKLATGEKILPRLSPRANAEQLARLLANNLT
- a CDS encoding Uma2 family endonuclease, which codes for MTTLDIATDIVCPPTDLWSDEPPVESDLHLQQIILLLSCLDWLWQDRNDYYASGNLTIYYNERQLKQRDFCGPDFFVVLDTEKRPRKSWVVWGEGGKYPNVIIEILSNSTANVDRKAKKELYQHTFRTPEYFWFDPNTLEWQGFTLIEGQYQPITPNENGYLWSKQLGLYLGIFANKLRYFTESGELVPTPQESAQQERLAKERERLAKEREQQRAEKLAQKLRELGINPDEIA
- a CDS encoding ISL3 family transposase → MWINFDQLLDLPNVTVVNYQKIAQTIFLKLALLNETIECPNCHQTLDRINQTEYNLVRDLSILGNPVYLEVPRRQFHCQKCQKYISERLSFMRLRQHHTIRYESMIYERVKNCSIEEISREEGLGWSEVELIFNHCAKELEKEEWEAPERISLDEFSNLKGHKDFITTVVDMDKKILLDVIKGHKQEELMEALKAQPDAVREKVKEVSVDMWSGFTAVIKELFPNAKIIYDRFHVMAIINDELNKLRKLMGVHEKGLPHLLWKNKEDLKDEQKQQLEVILKEHPCLGIAWEMKEEIRQIYQSSRTFRGAERKLEKWIRIGGILYESSARMIQKHLPGICNYFENQTTNGLIEGMNTKIKLIKRMSYGFTNFEHLRLKLFACFNS
- a CDS encoding cation-translocating P-type ATPase; the protein is MAANADYSAHSSLNLQQAWHTYPVETTLSILGSSAVNGLNREQIAQRIKYYGKNELKERPGRSNWQILLDQFTNIMLLLLIAVAIISGGLDLLALQRGHLAKIGVPFKDTIAILTIVILNGILGYLQESRAEKALAALKKLSSPQVNVIREGQRREIDAVNLVPGDIMLIEAGTQISADGQIIEAFNLQIRESALTGEANSVNKSASIDPLDRDTPLGDRLNFVFTGTEVLQGRAKVIVTNTGMTTELGKIAQMLATVGNEPTPLQKRMTHLGNVLVAGSLILVALTITIGLINAGWSALEELVEVSLSMAVAVVPEGLPAVITLTLALGTQRMVKRQALIRKLPAVETLGSVNVICSDKTGTLTENKMIVREIETINRNFSVTGEGYSPKGQFLDSEQRAIDPKTDLELHHLLIASVLCNDASLYLDNGHDSILGDPTEGALLVLGAKAGLNLSLTKQEFPRIAEIPFSSQRKRMSVICQGVNPVLFTKGSPELILEQCLSYQSGLESLPFGDREKEKVLVANNAMANRGLRVLGLAYKNLLYPPELTEISEDELIWLGMVGMLDAARPEVQIAVTRCREAGIRPIMITGDHQLTALAVAKSLGIAQAGALVISGQELDKLSPIQLENLIDKTNIYARVSPEHKLTIVRALQKKGKFVAMTGDGVNDAPALKQADIGIAMGIAGTDVTKEASDMILLDDNFATIVAATEEGRVVYNNIRSFIKYILGSNIGEVITIAASPLLGLVTPLTPLQILWMNLVTDGLPALALAVEPASSNIMRRPPFSPQESIFARGLGTYIVRIGIIFSIINITQMVIAVRLDPLFGNTGSWKTMVFTTLCLAQMGHAISVRSSDHLTIEMNPLTNPYLWVAVTLTTIFQLMLIYVPALRDFFGTQFLTKEELLICLGFSTLLFVWVELEKLFTRWYHRR